Proteins from a genomic interval of Medicago truncatula cultivar Jemalong A17 chromosome 3, MtrunA17r5.0-ANR, whole genome shotgun sequence:
- the LOC11436640 gene encoding plasma membrane ATPase 4: MGGISLEEIKNENVDLERIPVEEVFEQLKCSRAGLTSDEGANRLQVFGPNKLEEKRESKFLKFLGFMWNPLSWVMEAAAIMAIALANGSGRPPDWQDFVGIISLLVINSTISFIEENNAGNAAAALMAGLAPKTRVLRDGRWSEEDAAILVPGDIISIKLGDIIPADARLLEGDALSVDQSALTGESLPATKNPSDEVFSGSTVKKGEIEAVVIATGVHTFFGKAAHLVDSTNQVGHFQKVLTAIGNFCICSIAVGILIELVVMYPIQHRKYRDGIDNLLVLLIGGIPIAMPTVLSVTMAIGSHRLSQQGAITKRMTAIEEMAGMDVLCSDKTGTLTLNKLSVDKNLIEVFAKGVEKDYVILLAARASRTENQDAIDAAIVGMLADPKEARAGVREVHFFPFNPVDKRTALTYIDADGNWHRSSKGAPEQILNLCNCKEDVRKKAHSTIDKFAERGLRSLGVARQEIPEKDKDSPGAPWQFVGLLPLFDPPRHDSAETITRALNLGVNVKMITGDQLAIAKETGRRLGMGTNMYPSSSLLGQSKDAAVSALPVDELIEKADGFAGVFPEHKYEIVKKLQERKHICGMTGDGVNDAPALKRADIGIAVADATDAARGASDIVLTEPGLSVIISAVLTSRAIFQRMKNYTIYAVSITIRIVFGFMFIALIWKFDFAPFMVLIIAILNDGTIMTISKDRVKPSPMPDSWKLREIFATGVVLGSYMALMTVVFFWLMKDTDFFSDKFGVRSIRNNPDEMMAALYLQVSIISQALIFVTRSRSWSVVERPGLLLLGAFMIAQLLATFIAVYANWSFARIKGMGWGWAGVIWMYSIVTYIPLDILKFVIRYVLSGKAWDNLLENKTAFTTKKDYGKEEREAQWATAQRTLHGLQSPDTTNLFNDKNSYRELSEIAEQAKRRAEVARLRELHTLKGHVESVVKLKGLDIDTMQQHYTV; the protein is encoded by the exons ATGGGAGGTATCAGCCTAGAGGAGATCAAAAACGAGAACGTTGATCTG GAACGAATTCCAGTAGAGGAAGTGTTCGAGCAACTGAAATGTTCAAGAGCAGGTTTAACCTCAGACGAAGGAGCCAACAGGCTTCAAGTGTTTGGTCCAAACAAATTGGAAGAGAAAAGGGAAAGCAAGTTTTTGAAGTTCTTAGGATTTATGTGGAATCCATTATCATGGGTTATGGAAGCTGCTGCTATTATGGCCATTGCTTTGGCTAATGGCAGTGGAAGACCTCCTGATTGGCAGGATTTTGTTggtatcatttctcttttggtTATTAACTCAACTATCAGTTTCATTGAAGAGAATAATGCTGGTAATGCTGCTGCTGCTCTCATGGCTGGTTTAGCCCCCAAAACAAgg GTTCTCAGAGATGGTAGGTGGTCTGAAGAAGATGCTGCAATTTTGGTCCCAGGTGATATCATCAGCATTAAATTAGGAGATATCATTCCTGCTGATGCTCGTCTGCTTGAGGGTGATGCTTTGAGTGTTGATCAGTCTGCTTTAACTGGAGAATCTCTCCCGGCAACAAAGAATCCCTCAGATGAAGTGTTTTCTGGTTCAACTGTTAAGAAAGGTGAGATTGAAGCAGTTGTAATTGCTACTGGAGTGCACACATTTTTTGGTAAAGCTGCTCATTTGGTTGACAGCACCAATCAAGTTGGTCACTTTCAGAAAGTCCTAACAGCAATTGGTAATTTCTGCATTTGCTCAATTGCTGTTGGAATACTGATTGAACTCGTTGTCATGTATCCGATACAACACCGCAAGTATAGAGACGGAATTGACAATCTTTTGGTTCTATTGATTGGAGGAATTCCAATTGCTATGCCAACTGTTTTGTCTGTTACTATGGCTATTGGTTCTCACAGACTCTCTCAACAAGGTGCAATTACAAAGAGAATGACAGCTATTGAGGAAATGGCAGGGATGGATGTTCTCTGTAGTGACAAAACCGGAACTCTGACTTTAAATAAGTTATCTGTTGACAAAAACTTGATTGAGGTTTTTGCTAAGGGTGTAGAGAAGGATTATGTCATCCTTCTTGCTGCAAGGGCTTCTAGGACTGAGAATCAAGATGCCATAGATGCTGCAATTGTTGGCATGCTTGCTGATCCAAAGGAG GCACGAGCTGGTGTCAGGGAGGTTCATTTTTTCCCATTCAATCCTGTAGACAAGAGAACTGCTTTAACTTACATTGATGCTGATGGAAATTGGCATAGATCAAGCAAAGGTGCTCCTGAGCag ATATTGAACCTCTGCAACTGCAAAGAGGATGTCAGGAAAAAAGCTCATTCGACAATTGACAAGTTCGCCGAGCGTGGACTCCGTTCTCTGGGTGTTGCTAGACAG GAAATACCTGAGAAAGATAAAGATAGCCCTGGTGCACCATGGCAATTTGTTGGTCTGTTACCTCTATTTGATCCTCCTAGGCATGATAGTGCTGAAACCATCACAAGAGCTCTGAACCTTGGTGTGAATGTTAAGATGATTACTG GTGATCAGCTTGCCATTGCCAAGGAAACTGGCCGAAGGCTTGGAATGGGAACGAACATGTATCCATCTTCTTCATTGCTCGGTCAAAGCAAGGATGCTGCTGTTTCAGCTCTTCCAGTTGATGAGTTGATTGAGAAGGCTGATGGATTTGCTGGAGTGTTTCCTG AACACAAATATGAAATCGTAAAGAAGCTGCAAGAGAGGAAACATATATGTGGAATGACAGGTGATGGTGTCAACGACGCTCCTGCCTTAAAGAGAGCAGATATTGGAATTGCTGTTGCTGATGCTACAGATGCTGCTAGAGGTGCTTCTGATATTGTCCTTACTGAGCCCGGTCTGAGTGTCATTATTAGTGCAGTGCTCACAAGCAGGGCAATTTTCCAAAGGATGAAGAACTATACT ATCTATGCTGTGTCAATTACCATCCGTATTGTG TTTGGTTTCATGTTCATTGCCTTGATCTGGAAGTTTGATTTTGCACCCTTCATGGTGTTAATTATCGCCATACTAAATGATG GTACCATTATGACAATATCCAAGGATAGAGTAAAACCATCTCCAATGCCAGACAGTTGGAAACTGAGAGAGATATTTGCTACTGGTGTTGTGCTAGGTAGCTACATGGCACTAATGACAGTGGTGTTTTTCTGGCTCATGAAGGATACCGATTTCTTCTCG GACAAGTTTGGTGTGAGATCAATCAGAAACAACCCTGATGAAATGATGGCAGCCCTCTACCTACAAGTCAGTATTATAAGTCAGGCACTAATTTTTGTCACCAGGTCCCGTAGCTGGTCCGTTGTTGAAAGACCTGGTCTTCTCCTATTGGGTGCTTTTATGATTGCTCAGCTG TTGGCAACTTTTATAGCAGTATATGCTAATTGGAGCTTTGCAAGAATTAAGGGAATGGGATGGGGTTGGGCTGGTGTAATCTGGATGTACAGTATAGTGACATATATCCCCCTTGATATACTCAAATTCGTAATCCGCTATGTTCTAAGTGGCAAAGCTTGGGATAATCTTCTGGAGAACAAG ACTGCCTTCACAACAAAGAAAGACTATGgcaaagaagagagagaagctcaGTGGGCAACTGCTCAGAGGACTCTTCATGGTCTTCAGTCACCTGACACAACCAACCTTTTCAATGACAAGAATAGCTACAGGGAGCTTTCTGAGATTGCTGAGCAAGCCAAGAGACGCGCTGAAGTTGCACG GCTTAGGGAGCTTCACACACTAAAGGGTCACGTTGAATCAGTCGTGAAGCTTAAGGGACTTGATATCGACACTATGCAACAACATTATACTGTTTAA
- the LOC25490045 gene encoding uncharacterized protein — MRFVETESDAEESMRKRLRSNSFHSADYPSRNKFEQYAGRTYAPMGEMNFMQQQDDDSRLDITRAKFGSLLKRHENLADRLSRDSDKVIFERLIKEFEAARASQTQEIYLDGEQWNDGLLATVREQVHMEAERKALSGDADVLTGHQEKVTYKTGNKIICCLEGARIGIQYETSFAGEICEFYHCVLESKSFLEKMTVLEHTVPFFLPIRETENDLLSSNAMKFIDHVGDLLQAYVDRREQVRLIKELYGNQIGELYHSLPYHMIEFVLDDFDCKVTVSLRYTDLISVLPTRISVLAWPMLKINSTPIFNMMEDGISGSHPAPVRLSYAEDALRTMSLPEAYAEIVLNLPQALQQIYH; from the exons ATGCGATTCGTTGAAACGGAGAGCGATGCGGAAGAATCTATGCGAAAGAGACTCCGTAGTAATTCCTTTCACTCCGCCGATTATCCCTCTCGCAACAAG TTTGAACAATATGCTGGACGGACCTATGCACCCATGGGGGAAATG AATTTTATGCAGCAGCAAGATGATGATAGTCGCTTGGATATTACACGAGCCAAAT TTGGAAGTTTGCTTAAAAGACATGAAAATTTGGCTGACCGTCTTTCTAG aGATTCTGACAAGGTAATATTTGAGCGTCTAATCAAAGAGTTTGAAGCTGCACGAGCTTCTCAAACTCAAG AGATATATTTAGATGGGGAACAGTGGAATGATGGCCTACTTGCTACAGTAAGAGAGCAG GTGCATATGGAGGCAGAGAGAAAAGCATTGTCTGGAGATGCTGACGTATTAACAGGTCATCAAGAAAAAGTTACATACAAAACTGGAAACAAG ATAATTTGCTGTTTGGAAGGAGCAAGAATTGGCATACAGTATGAGACATCTTTTGCTG GTGAAATCTGTGAGTTTTACCACTGCGTGCTGGAGAGCAAGTCATTTCTTGAAAAGATGACTGTCCTTGAGCACACAGTTCCATTTTTCTTGCCAATACGTGAAACAGAAAATGATCTTCTTTCATCCAATGCAATG AAATTCATAGATCATGTTGGAGATCTATTGCAAGCATACGTGGATAGACGGGAACAG GTTAGACTTATAAAGGAACTTTATGGAAATCAAATTGGAGAGCTGTATCATAGCCTTCCTTATCACATGATCGAGTTTGTATTAGATGATTTTGACTG cAAAGTGACAGTCAGCCTTCGATACACAGATCTCATTTCGGTGCTTCCAACTCGAATCTCAGTGCTAGCCTGGCCAATGTTGAAGATAAATTCTACTCCAATTTTCAACATGATGGAAGATGGAATCTCAGGAAGTCATCCTGCTCCAGTTCGACTATCCTATGCTGAAGATGCCTTACGAACCATGAGTCTACCAGAAG CATATGCAGAGATTGTGTTGAATCTTCCACAAGCTCTTCAGCAGATATATCATTAA
- the LOC25490046 gene encoding E3 ubiquitin-protein ligase MBR2, whose product MDEYSSKRANDGVIVPRKGMSTMFKDTATTRDRNGQVCSRLGCSSKVNSSKGAQIGSSEKGKSLRPSFRFSSNGKETIGSSSRTFSGSSSPGKPHRKPQKKLSSQIETDSSETNSVQDEPEVSKLTPPQKNQRGLQAEGENTDSSNGVLMEVGSSSLASNTRSRRNFHPKPGLRSQEIQSTGPGTRAGTSRYGLRNLKCNSISDVMPVGCTPSDSTLNKKKDAIKKRNCEGESSSTARGKKINGPLIDGRNSVSRNGLSISDSRISRNAPHRDRADSNIASGRTRRSIGGHGRGRVSGQGNANPVAPNQSLIMVPSFSYSGNLNSPGVQHHNSLETPSSPSSYSGAGTSSEELYGVMPTSPTEYGLTHSLINRDSFRRRYNMDGIAEVLLALERIEQDVELTHEQIHLLESNLFLTGLNFFDQHRDMRLDIDNMSYEELLALEERMGTVSTAVTEEDLSECLKRSFYQSSPSDNATKCCNENKDDIKCCICQEEYVEEDEVGSLLCEHKYHVVCIQQWLRLKNWCPICKASVTPSSSPSSH is encoded by the exons ATGGATGAATATTCTAGTAAGAGAGCCAATGATGGGGTGATAGTTCCTAGAAAGGGGATGAGCACCATGTTTAAAGATACTGCCACTACCCGAGATCGAAATGGTCAAGTATGTAGCCGCCTTGGTTGCAGCAGCAAAGTCAACTCTTCTAAAGGTGCTCAAATTGGTTCTTCTGAAAAGGGTAAATCTTTGAGGCCTTCATTTCGGTTCTCATCAAATGGCAAGGAAACAATTGGTAGCTCCTCTAGAACGTTCTCCGGGAGTAGTAGCCCAGGAAAACCCCATAGAAAGCCTCAGAAAAAGTTATCATCTCAGATAGAGACAGATTCATCTGAAACTAATAGTGTACAAGATGAACCAGAAGTTTCAAAGCTCACACCTCCACAAAAAAACCAGAGGGGTCTTCAAGCCGAAGGGGAAAACACAGATTCTAGTAATGGGGTGCTGATGGAAGTAGGAAGTTCTAGTTTAGCCTCTAATACAAGATCTAGGAGGAATTTTCATCCAAAACCTGGATTACGTAGTCAAGAAATTCAAAGCACCGGTCCAGGGACACGTGCTGGTACCAGTAGGTATGGGTTAAGGAACCTCAAATGCAACTCCATTTCTGATGTCATGCCCGTCGGTTGTACACCATCTGATTCAACCCTAAACAAAAAGAAGGATGcgataaaaaagagaaattgtgAAGGAGAAAGTAGTTCTACAGCTAGAGGCAAAAAAATTAACGGGCCGTTAATTGATGGACGGAATTCTGTATCCAGAAATGGCCTATCTATCTCTGATTCAAGAATATCTAGAAATGCCCCTCATAGGGACAGGGCAGACAGCAACATAGCGTCTGGTAGAACACGAAGATCAATTGGCGGTCATGGTAGGGGAAGGGTTTCTGGCCAAGGAAATGCTAATCCTGTGGCCCCTAATCAGTCCCTTATCATGGTACCTTCCTTTTCTTATTCTGGAAATCTTAATTCTCCTGGTGTACAACATCATAATTCTCTGGAGACTCCTTCAAGTCCAAGTTCTTACAGTGGAGCAGGTACTAGTAGTGAGGAACTGTACGGTGTTATGCCAACGTCTCCTACAGAATACGGGCTCACCCATTCTCTAATAAATCGGGATAGCTTTCGACGACGCTACAACATGGATGGTATTGCAGAG GTACTGTTGGCACTTGAGAGGATTGAACAAGATGTCGAGCTAACACACGAG CAAATTCACTTGTTGGAGTCCAACTTGTTCCTTACTGGACTAAACTTCTTTGATCAGCATAGAGATATGCGACTGGACATCGATAATATGTCATATGAG GAATTACTGGCTCTGGAAGAAAGGATGGGTACTGTGAGCACCGCTGTAACAGAGGAAGATCTATCAGAATGCCTAAAGAGAAGTTTCTATCAATCCTCACCCTCAGACAATGCAACCAAGTGTTGCAATGAGAATAAGGATGATATCAAATGCTGCATCTGCCAG GAGGAGTATGTGGAGGAAGATGAAGTGGGGAGTCTACTATGCGAGCACAAATATCATGTTGTTTGCATACAGCAGTGGCTACGACTAAAGAACTGGTGTCCTATTTGCAAAGCATCAGTGACACCGTCAAGTTCGCCGTCGTCCCACTAG
- the LOC11442281 gene encoding myb-like protein X produces MATKTKDSVGSKEKKSTSSKAPIATTKRTSRPSSASSVERSTTLSEKQVPNYLKPTLSSQPRSQSFKISRNDNAPNKPNLDRRRSFDKPPSPSRLAKQIQQSPSRLQQKSTVRNTFPSSKPISERTSSKTPKQGTTKKSSSKNLATKSSTNEETTETINVVETKTEPKVKEAITNNDNAGEVEEIENIQEHDQVESVHEINQPHDQVVEVEKIENIQERDQVENIPEINQSHQAEEVEKIENIQERDQVDNVPEINQSHEAGEVEKIENILERDQVENVPEINQSHQVGEVEKIENIQEHDQVENVPKINQSHDHGDFELEQNQGNDQNIVHIQSDNENEKEVIPIVSEEVAKEDQNKDEHEDNQDQNENTDTNQEEGNINESDKKEMNDSTNEGEVIEAKEKVEDQKNEEELEKEEVKRATNEEKEEIEEAKVDSPKEKEEESGVVQGKKESSQVSNDVIEETASKLREERKNKVRALAGAFQTVIDHQTK; encoded by the coding sequence AtggcaacaaaaacaaaagatagtGTGGGGAGCaaggagaagaaaagcacaTCTTCTAAAGCTCCCATAGCAACCACAAAAAGAACCTCAAGACCATCTAGTGCAAGTTCTGTAGAGAGGTCCACCACCCTATCAGAGAAACAAGTTCCCAACTACCTTAAACCAACACTTAGCTCACAACCAAGATCTCAATCCTTCAAGATTTCAAGAAATGATAATGCTCCAAACAAACCTAATTTGGATAGAAGAAGATCTTTTGACAAACCACCTTCACCTTCAAGGTTAGCAAAACAAATTCAACAATCTCCTTCAAGActacaacaaaaatcaactgtTAGAAACACTTTCCCTTCTTCCAAACCCATTTCAGAGAGAACATCATCAAAGACTCCAAAACAAGGTACTACTAAGAAGAGTAGTTCAAAGAATCTTGCTACAAAAAGTAGTACTAATGAAGAAACAACAGAAACAATCAATGTTGTTGAAACTAAGACAGAACCAAAAGTTAAAGAAGCTATCACAAACAATGATAATGCTGGGGAAGTAGAAGAAATTGAGAATATTCAAGAACATGATCAAGTTGAAAGTGTGCATGAGATTAATCAACCTCATGATCAAGTTGTGGAAGTagaaaaaattgagaatatTCAAGAACGTGATCAAGTTGAAAATATACCTGAGATTAATCAATCACATCAAGCCGAGGAAGTagaaaaaattgagaatatTCAAGAACGCGATCAAGTTGATAATGTACCTGAGATTAATCAATCACATGAAGCTGGGGAAGTagaaaaaattgagaatatTCTAGAACGTGATCAAGTTGAAAATGTACCTGAGATTAATCAATCACATCAAGTTGGGGAAGTagaaaaaattgagaatatTCAAGAACATGATCAAGTTGAAAATGTACCTAAGATCAATCAATCGCACGATCATGGTGACTTTGAACTTGAACAAAATCAAGGAAATGATCAAAATATTGTACACATTCAATCTGATAACGAGAATGAGAAAGAGGTGATTCCTATAGTGTCAGAAGAAGTAGCAAAAGAAGATCAAAACAAAGATGAACATGAAGATAATCAAGATCAAAATGAGAATACGGATACAAACCAAGAAGAAGGGAACATTAATGAGAgtgataaaaaagaaatgaatgatTCAACAAATGAAGGAGAAGTTATCGAGGCGAAAGAAAAAGTAGAAGATCAAAAGAATGAGGAAGAGTTGGAGAAAGAAGAAGTTAAAAGAGcaacaaatgaagaaaaagaggaaattgAAGAAGCTAAGGTGGATTCACCAaaggaaaaggaagaagaaagtgGCGTGGTGCAAGGGAAGAAAGAATCTTCTCAAGTATCTAATGATGTGATTGAAGAAACTGCTAGCAAGTTacgagaagagagaaagaataaaGTGAGAGCATTGGCTGGTGCATTTCAAACTGTTATCGATCACCAGACTAAATGA
- the LOC11433037 gene encoding F-box protein AFR, producing the protein MAILESEKEHNKVHEELIPGLPNEIAEICLLHVPYPYQPLVRSVSSSWNRAITNPPSFLLSKKTKTLSHPHLFVLAVNTVTSKIQWQSLDPSSNRWFMLPSMPLVCPTAFASASLPHNGKIFFIGGKSSSTLVYRTAVNKWSTVPEMITGKSFSAAEEVKGKIVTVGESGTGIYDPESDTWKRGAQFTGELRRYETVVNGGKMYLTEGWWWPFAVRPRGWVYELESDTWSKMREGMKDGWTGVSVTVCGRVLMIPEVDLPVKVYDEMTDTWRCVGGERLPRNGMKKPFIAKGLEDQIYVVWHGLKVVIGNVVVVDDDHVKVTWQVLEGPAEAFGELSPSSCQVVYA; encoded by the coding sequence ATGGCGATTTTGGAAAGTGAAAAAGAACACAACAAGGTGCATGAAGAACTTATTCCAGGTTTACCAAACGAAATAGCAGAGATTTGTCTTCTTCATGTTCCTTACCCATATCAACCTTTAGTACGCTCTGTTTCTTCTTCATGGAACAGAGCAATAACAAACCCCCCTTCTTTTCTACTCtccaagaaaacaaaaacacttTCGCATCCACATCTTTTTGTTTTAGCTGTCAATACAGTAACCTCCAAAATCCAATGGCAATCTCTAGATCCTTCTTCTAACCGTTGGTTTATGCTTCCTTCCATGCCTCTCGTTTGTCCAACCGCCTTCGCCTCCGCTTCGTTGCCACATAACGGAAAGATATTCTTCATCGGAGGTAAATCCAGTTCAACACTCGTTTACCGCACTGCCGTTAACAAATGGTCGACGGTGCCGGAAATGATCACCGGGAAATCATTCTCCGCGGCGGAGGAAGTTAAAGGAAAAATCGTGACCGTTGGTGAGAGCGGGACGGGAATCTACGACCCGGAAAGTGACACGTGGAAGAGAGGTGCGCAATTTACGGGGGAGTTAAGGAGGTATGAGACGGTTGTTAATGGAGGGAAGATGTACTTAACGGAAGGGTGGTGGTGGCCTTTTGCGGTTAGGCCGAGAGGTTGGGTATACGAATTAGAGAGTGACACGTGGAGTAAGATGAGAGAAGGAATGAAAGACGGTTGGACAGGGGTAAGTGTTACGGTGTGTGGGAGGGTGTTAATGATACCGGAAGTTGATTTACCGGTGAAGGTTTACGATGAAATGACTGACACGTGGCGGTGTGTGGGTGGTGAGAGGTTACCTAGAAATGGAATGAAGAAACCGTTTATTGCAAAGGGTTTGGAGGATCAAATCTATGTGGTGTGGCATGGTTTGAAAGTGGTTATTggtaatgttgttgttgttgatgatgatcatGTGAAGGTGACGTGGCAGGTTTTGGAGGGACCAGCAGAAGCATTTGGAGAATTATCACCTTCTAGTTGCCAAGTGGTGTATGCTTGA